A DNA window from Mytilus edulis chromosome 14, xbMytEdul2.2, whole genome shotgun sequence contains the following coding sequences:
- the LOC139502540 gene encoding uncharacterized protein produces MKNLKSDREIEVRCAEFMQKMEGRLVNLETEMKSKVNTEQVNDIVKSLIGTCGTGNEAVSVDIEKSVEMKLSEIRDSSSREKNIIIHGVKESTEKLPSDRKEADKHFFSELLEYLHADSNCISNVVRIGKKTDDNEKSRPMKVTLSNTESKKSVMKNLSRLKNTGTDSQFYNISVTHDMTKTEREQNKAKINEAKEKTESDKSGKYHFIVRGPPWARRIVRVLKEE; encoded by the coding sequence atgaaaaatttgaaatcagatcGAGAAATTGAAGTAAGATGCGCTGAATTTATGCAAAAAATGGAAGGCAGACTAGTAAATCTCGAAACGGAAATGAAATCCAAGGTAAACACTGAGCAAgtaaatgacattgtaaaatcTTTGATAGGTACATGTGGTACAGGCAATGAGGCTGTTAGTGTTGATAtagaaaaatcagttgaaatgaaactttcagaaaTAAGAGATAGTTCAAGCAGggaaaaaaacattattatcCATGGGGTAAAAGAAAGTACAGAAAAACTCCCTTCTGATCGTAAGGAAGCAGACAAACACTTCTTCTCAGAACTTTTAGAATATCTACATGCAGATAGTAATTGTATTAGCAATGTTGTTAGAATTGGAAAGAAAACTGACGATAACGAGAAATCAAGGCCTATGAAGGTAACATTAAGCAATACCGAAAGTAAAAAGAGTGTAATGAAAAACCTTTCAAGATTAAAAAACACAGGAACTGATAGTCAATTTTACAACATAAGTGTGACCCATGACATGACTAAAACAGAGAGGGAACAAaacaaagcaaaaataaatgaGGCAAAAGAGAAAACAGAAAGTGACAAATCGGGGAAATACCACTTCATAGTTCGGGGGCCTCCCTGGGCAAGAAGAATAGTAAGGGTATTAAAGGAAGAGTAA